A single Maniola hyperantus chromosome 11, iAphHyp1.2, whole genome shotgun sequence DNA region contains:
- the LOC117986223 gene encoding transmembrane protein 39A isoform X2, whose product MSCTENESNPFVVFFLPAVVGCLTILLARRWANAQVSNTSSTAVSRRRKIIKDPLIKRPLPPIATKMVATGAKKSSGTAKKGAAPQVSDEDINGKRTRPRLSPSSTAPVSDIKLADNPLPPKHIPFPYIPQDGEVLFENFYLIDPHLVAFIVTLLSRRLLLSVSLALLACVVPPKKMPHVTIAARMFILGVVLGALSWCTYFIMVKYHVLKIFYLCYPALIYFILFGFNSSPFLELHNTDTPLMHSCSHEPEQIRTEVEVLRQDFNMRVKKILFNSILGAYYSSFVPCCFAQSYLHYDAAGAAQQVGLVWGALCGRYAAHLLPAAHTDAPHRAARHLGRWTLVTALSSDTSEVPEWSGSKWWRSGARVRVADCVYEASAPLVCAHPTDAHHTRFYSVFNNPSKLLCLLLCLQLALVATQLCLLFSSFAWHYFLAVLILLFINYYTLFKMARDYLVAWKVYKAENLIQDKNVAMQTTN is encoded by the exons ATGAGTTGTACCGAAAATGAAAGTAACCCTTTTGTCGTATTCTTCTTACCAGCAGTTGTTGGCTGCCTGACAATACTCCTGGCTAGACGTTGGGCGAACGCTCAAGTTAGCAATACATCGTCTACTGCGGTCTCTCGACGCcggaaaataataaaagatcCGCTTATAAAGCGACCACTGCCCCCGATCGctactaaaatggtggccacgggCGCGAAAAAGAGCTCTGGAACTGCCAAGAAG GGTGCAGCACCCCAAGTTTCCGACGAGGATATCAATGGAAAGCGTACCAGACCACGCTTGTCACCGTCATCCACTGCCCCCGTGTCTGACATCAAGCTGGCAGACAACCCATTGCCTCCCAAACACATACCATTCCCGTACATACCACAGGACGGGGAAGTTCTGTTTGAG AACTTCTACCTGATAGATCCACACTTGGTGGCGTTCATAGTGACACTGCTCAGTCGAAGACTGCTTTTAAGTGTTAGTCTTGCATTGCTCGCATGTGTCGTGCCGCCAAAGAAGATGCCACATGTCACTATTGCAGCCAG GATGTTCATCCTAGGCGTAGTGCTGGGTGCACTCTCCTGGTGTACATACTTTATAATGGTCAAATACCATGTCCTCAAGAtattttacttgtgctaccc GGCACTAATATACTTCATACTATTTGGATTCAACTCAAGTCCATTCTTAGAATTGCATAATACAGATACTCCGCTCATGCACAGCTGTTCACATGAGCCAGAGCAAATTCGCACAGAAGTTGAAGTTTTGAGACAGGACTTCAATATGAGAGTCAAGAAAATATTGTTCAATTCCATATTGGGGGCATACTATAGTAGTTTTGTGCCATGCTGTTTTGCACAG TCGTATCTCCACTACGATGCTGCGGGGGCCGCTCAACAAGTAGGGTTGGTGTGGGGCGCGCTGTGCGGCCGATACGCAGCGCATCTGTTGCCCGCAGCGCACACAGACGCGCCGCATCGAGCCGCGAGGCATTTAGGACGGTGGACGCTCGTGACAG cGTTATCGTCAGATACGAGTGAGGTTCCCGAGTGGTCGGGCAGTAAATGGTGGCGCAGCGGCGCGCGCGTACGCGTGGCGGACTGTGTCTATGAAGCGAGCGCACCACTTGTATGCGCGCATCCTACTGACGCGCATCACACGAGGTTTTAT TCAGTGTTCAACAACCCATCAAAGTTGCTGTGCCTGCTGTTGTGCCTGCAACTAGCGCTAGTGGCGACGCAACTGTGTCTTCTGTTCAGCTCATTCGCATGGCACTACTTTTTAGCAGTCCTCATACTACTATTCATAAACTACTATACACTATTCAAAATGGCGCGCGACTATCTAGTCGCGTGGAAAGTTTACAAGGCAGAGAACTTGATACAAGACAAAAATGTCGCAATGCAAACGACTAACTGA
- the LOC117986223 gene encoding transmembrane protein 39A isoform X1, protein MSCTENESNPFVVFFLPAVVGCLTILLARRWANAQVSNTSSTAVSRRRKIIKDPLIKRPLPPIATKMVATGAKKSSGTAKKGAAPQVSDEDINGKRTRPRLSPSSTAPVSDIKLADNPLPPKHIPFPYIPQDGEVLFEVMSFVFTTVAMGLQFLNLYRTMWWLPHSHTTQAVNFYLIDPHLVAFIVTLLSRRLLLSVSLALLACVVPPKKMPHVTIAARMFILGVVLGALSWCTYFIMVKYHVLKIFYLCYPALIYFILFGFNSSPFLELHNTDTPLMHSCSHEPEQIRTEVEVLRQDFNMRVKKILFNSILGAYYSSFVPCCFAQSYLHYDAAGAAQQVGLVWGALCGRYAAHLLPAAHTDAPHRAARHLGRWTLVTALSSDTSEVPEWSGSKWWRSGARVRVADCVYEASAPLVCAHPTDAHHTRFYSVFNNPSKLLCLLLCLQLALVATQLCLLFSSFAWHYFLAVLILLFINYYTLFKMARDYLVAWKVYKAENLIQDKNVAMQTTN, encoded by the exons ATGAGTTGTACCGAAAATGAAAGTAACCCTTTTGTCGTATTCTTCTTACCAGCAGTTGTTGGCTGCCTGACAATACTCCTGGCTAGACGTTGGGCGAACGCTCAAGTTAGCAATACATCGTCTACTGCGGTCTCTCGACGCcggaaaataataaaagatcCGCTTATAAAGCGACCACTGCCCCCGATCGctactaaaatggtggccacgggCGCGAAAAAGAGCTCTGGAACTGCCAAGAAG GGTGCAGCACCCCAAGTTTCCGACGAGGATATCAATGGAAAGCGTACCAGACCACGCTTGTCACCGTCATCCACTGCCCCCGTGTCTGACATCAAGCTGGCAGACAACCCATTGCCTCCCAAACACATACCATTCCCGTACATACCACAGGACGGGGAAGTTCTGTTTGAGGTGATGTCCTTTGTGTTCACAACTGTTGCCATGGGGCTGCAGTTCTTGAATTTGTACAGGACTATGTGGTGGTTACCACACTCACATACTACACAGGCTGTG AACTTCTACCTGATAGATCCACACTTGGTGGCGTTCATAGTGACACTGCTCAGTCGAAGACTGCTTTTAAGTGTTAGTCTTGCATTGCTCGCATGTGTCGTGCCGCCAAAGAAGATGCCACATGTCACTATTGCAGCCAG GATGTTCATCCTAGGCGTAGTGCTGGGTGCACTCTCCTGGTGTACATACTTTATAATGGTCAAATACCATGTCCTCAAGAtattttacttgtgctaccc GGCACTAATATACTTCATACTATTTGGATTCAACTCAAGTCCATTCTTAGAATTGCATAATACAGATACTCCGCTCATGCACAGCTGTTCACATGAGCCAGAGCAAATTCGCACAGAAGTTGAAGTTTTGAGACAGGACTTCAATATGAGAGTCAAGAAAATATTGTTCAATTCCATATTGGGGGCATACTATAGTAGTTTTGTGCCATGCTGTTTTGCACAG TCGTATCTCCACTACGATGCTGCGGGGGCCGCTCAACAAGTAGGGTTGGTGTGGGGCGCGCTGTGCGGCCGATACGCAGCGCATCTGTTGCCCGCAGCGCACACAGACGCGCCGCATCGAGCCGCGAGGCATTTAGGACGGTGGACGCTCGTGACAG cGTTATCGTCAGATACGAGTGAGGTTCCCGAGTGGTCGGGCAGTAAATGGTGGCGCAGCGGCGCGCGCGTACGCGTGGCGGACTGTGTCTATGAAGCGAGCGCACCACTTGTATGCGCGCATCCTACTGACGCGCATCACACGAGGTTTTAT TCAGTGTTCAACAACCCATCAAAGTTGCTGTGCCTGCTGTTGTGCCTGCAACTAGCGCTAGTGGCGACGCAACTGTGTCTTCTGTTCAGCTCATTCGCATGGCACTACTTTTTAGCAGTCCTCATACTACTATTCATAAACTACTATACACTATTCAAAATGGCGCGCGACTATCTAGTCGCGTGGAAAGTTTACAAGGCAGAGAACTTGATACAAGACAAAAATGTCGCAATGCAAACGACTAACTGA
- the S2P gene encoding membrane-bound transcription factor site-2 protease: MSFTVLCSFVLAFYVVLWFFDSFFKSCMHYPYYAFLEGTGLKVGVFNFTWKTTAFNRFIYRWSKNLTRVLRKWFSFGFVFAITLFLPFAIWTLLNFIFEHFHESIQINSVPEVKAMLPGVNIPASDFWVYFMAIAFSSIFHELGHAAAAAQEDVQLLAVGVYVFAIIPIAFVELNTEHLNSLSITKRLKIYCAGVWHNVALAFLAMLLFFSAPILFSIAYKTDIGVRITGFTHDSPLKNARGLENGDVILSINDCPIKNAKDWSYCLHVAHDRYGICTSAEYIAQNDEIMMETIKENDVVECCRKDDLFSFCFEYMEPKSVVDTVLAGQYSCLKPRDMVKSKLIKCTEANGHTCPRNMHCLKPSLNNQTYLLIIEREDNNAVLYLGLPYDLHKTVFVDQYFPRSAIISFFSPMQFEKLFRYIFIFSLGIGFLNVLPCYGTDGHHIARNMIQWLALYLNKNGDFITFFTVFTVVVGTGITVPILLYLFYKTIFVDSY, encoded by the exons atgtCGTTTACAGTTCTGTGCTCATTTGTCTTAGCATTTTACGTTGTACTCTGGTTTTTTGACTCATTTTTCAAG AGTTGTATGCACTACCCGTATTACGCCTTTTTGGAAGGAACGGGATTAAAAGTCGGAGTTTTTAATTTCACATGGAAAACGACTGCATTCAATAGATTTATATACAGATGGAGTAAAAACTTAACTCGCGTTTTGCGAAAATGGTTCAGCTTCGGTTTTGTATTTGCCATCACACTGTTTTTACCATTTGCTATTTGGActttgttaaattttatttttgagcaCTTTCATGAGTCCATACAGATAAACAGTGTGCCTGAAGTGAAGGCGATGTTACCTGGTGTCAACATACCCGCTTCAGATTTCTGGGTTTACTTCATGGCGATCGCTTTCAGCTCTATTTTTCATGAGCTCGGTCATGCTGCAGCCGCTGCACAAGAAGACGTACAACTCCTTGCAGTTGGTGTTTACGTCTTCGCTATAATACCAATAGCATTTGTGGAGCTTAATACTGAACATTTAAACAGTCTCAGCATAACGAAGAGACTAAAAATATACTGTGCTGGAGTGTGGCATAATGTTGCACTTGCATTTTTAGCTATGCTGCTGTTTTTCTCAGCACCAATCCTATTTAGCATAGCGTACAAAACTGATATAGGAGTTAGAATAACAGGGTTCACTCATGATTCTCCATTAAAAAATGCTAGAGGACTTGAAAACGGTGATGTCATATTATCTATTAATGATTGTCCAATAAAGAATGCCAAGGACTGGTCATATTGTCTACATGTTGCTCATGATCGGTATGGTATATGCACAAGTGCAGAATATATTGCACAAAATGACGAAATAATGATGGAAACAATCAAAGAAAATGATGTAGTGGAATGCTGTAGAAAAGATGACTtattcagtttttgttttgaatacaTGGAACCTAAGTCAGTTGTGGATACAGTGTTAGCAGGCCAATATTCTTGCTTAAAACCCAGAGATATGGTCAAAAGTAAGCTAATCAAATGCACTGAAGCAAACGGGCATACTTGTCCACGAAACATGCACTGCTTAAAACCATCATTAAACAACCAGACATATCTTCTGATCATTGAAAGGGAAGACAATAATGCAGTTTTATATTTAGGACTGCCATATGATTTGCACAAAACAGTTTTTGTCGATCAGTACTTCCCAAGAAGTGCCATAATTTCATTCTTTTCACCAATGCAGTTTGAAAAGCTTTTCcgctatatttttatattttctttaggtATAGGATTTTTGAATGTACTGCCCTGTTATGGTACTGATGGGCATCATATAGCTAGAAATATGATTCAGTGGCTAGCATTATATTTGAATAAGAATGGGGACTTTATAACATTCTTCACTGTGTTTACTGTGGTTGTAGGGACGGGGATAACTGTAccaatattattgtatttattttataaaacaatatttgtagatagctattag
- the LOC117986282 gene encoding LYR motif-containing protein 2: MASKLPKQTLNLKQFLLRQEVLKLYREVFRTIKKVPDESTRLELKEWARTDFRNNKHHSDEAAIKSMLHYGRKSLEDLKKSLALSDS; this comes from the exons ATGGCATCAAAATTACCTAAGCAAACGCTTAATTTAAAACAG TTCCTTTTACGGCAAGAAGTCCTAAAGCTATATAGAGAGGTTTTCAGAACAATAAAGAAGGTACCCGATGAAAGTACTCGCTTGGAGTTGAAAGAATGGGCCAGAACAGATTTTAGGAACAACAAGCACCACAGTGATGAAGCTGCAATCAAATCTATGTTACACTATGGAAGGAAATCATTAGAGGATTTGAAGAAATCACTTGCACTCAGTGATAGctag